In one Umezawaea sp. Da 62-37 genomic region, the following are encoded:
- a CDS encoding ROK family transcriptional regulator: MANLRFLRGYNDAVVLGLARRGEPMTRVELAERSGLTPQAVSKIVSRLIADGLLVDSGRRNVGVGKPRTLVRLVSSSRVALGAAVERDELRVVLADLSGAVVDRTVVALPRDFGPEVFVEELAKLVDVLLARNEVPDERLLGVGIGFVGPLDHRDGVVHDATGLVGWHDVPLRDLAEQRLGLSVVVDKDTNTAMIAEAWRRGDELRHAALVIVGTGVGVGLLLDGQVHRGARTNAGEYGHTTIQLGGPRCACGRSGCVEIVHNLALAADDPKGAVTVLGMAVAGLVQLLDLDHVVLGGRVVQGAPELYADGIRDVVREQVPRSDWLEVDVSVSPLGDDLVAAGAAMLVLSEFYSQRGP, encoded by the coding sequence GTGGCGAACTTGCGGTTCCTGCGTGGGTACAACGACGCGGTGGTGCTCGGTCTCGCGCGACGGGGTGAACCCATGACGAGGGTGGAACTCGCCGAGCGCAGCGGGCTCACCCCGCAGGCCGTGTCCAAGATCGTGAGCAGGCTCATCGCCGACGGCCTCCTGGTCGACTCCGGCAGGCGCAACGTCGGCGTCGGCAAACCCCGCACCCTCGTCCGCCTGGTGTCCTCCAGCAGGGTCGCGCTCGGCGCCGCGGTCGAACGCGACGAGCTGCGGGTCGTGCTCGCCGACCTGTCCGGCGCCGTCGTCGACCGCACGGTCGTCGCCCTGCCCCGCGATTTCGGGCCGGAGGTGTTCGTCGAGGAGCTGGCCAAGCTCGTCGACGTCCTGCTGGCCCGCAACGAGGTGCCCGACGAACGCCTCCTCGGCGTCGGCATCGGCTTCGTCGGCCCGCTCGACCACCGCGACGGCGTGGTCCACGACGCCACCGGCCTCGTCGGCTGGCACGACGTGCCGCTGCGGGATCTCGCCGAGCAGCGGCTGGGCCTGTCGGTCGTGGTCGACAAGGACACCAACACCGCCATGATCGCCGAGGCCTGGCGCCGCGGCGACGAGTTGCGGCACGCCGCCCTGGTCATCGTCGGCACCGGCGTCGGCGTGGGGCTGCTGCTGGACGGCCAGGTCCACCGCGGCGCCCGCACCAACGCGGGGGAGTACGGCCACACCACCATCCAGCTCGGCGGCCCCCGGTGCGCCTGCGGCCGTTCGGGCTGCGTCGAGATCGTCCACAACCTGGCGCTCGCCGCCGACGACCCCAAGGGCGCGGTCACCGTGCTCGGCATGGCCGTCGCGGGTCTGGTGCAGCTGCTCGACCTCGACCACGTCGTCCTGGGCGGCCGGGTGGTGCAGGGCGCGCCGGAGCTGTACGCCGACGGGATCCGCGACGTGGTGCGCGAGCAGGTCCCGCGCTCGGACTGGCTGGAGGTCGACGTCAGCGTCAGCCCGCTGGGCGACGACCTCGTGGCCGCCGGGGCGGCGATGCTGGTGCTGAGCGAGTTCTACAGCCAGCGCGGACCGTAA
- a CDS encoding N-6 DNA methylase codes for MDQDATVSAGDIARLVDVGRAAVSNWRRRHEDFPTPVGGTASSPLFSLNEVEDWLRRNGKRVDVSPVERAWQWLRGAGDDLCLGDRVAEAGAALRSEDGGALASLAAERGPLAAFEFLCERYLEAHSRQLDATPADVAALLVRLTEPDGGTLYDPACGLGTTLVDTPAARVLGQEIDETSATIAEHRLRLRSQPGDIHVGDALRQDGFAGELADAVVCDPPFTERAWGYDELAGDPRWEYGLPPRGESELAWVQHCLSHAKPGGLVAILMPSAAASRRPGRRIRANLLRAGALRAVLTLPGGPDLWVLRRPEPGDRTPSHVLLAEVDELSTVDGLWAAFRTDPTDGPSVPIVDVLDEDVDLSPAVQTLRRSGGEDTHLAFVEALAALRKTVLPTPEVEKASQQAPPMTTIGELAKGGLLTMKHAGAKLTTGTGELPVLTADDLAAGVEPSERTTPDPDLVEVEPGDVVASPMGTARVVGCRAVLGPYLAVYRVDPKRLDPHFLAGVLRAAASRAHQGSSRVDARRTQVPRLPLAEQQAYGKAFRQLGVLEDALRETAALGESVIRLGFGGLMDGHLRPRS; via the coding sequence ATGGACCAGGACGCCACCGTGAGCGCGGGCGACATCGCCCGCCTCGTCGACGTGGGGCGTGCCGCCGTGAGCAACTGGCGCAGGCGGCACGAGGACTTCCCCACGCCGGTCGGCGGCACGGCGTCCAGTCCGCTGTTCTCCCTCAACGAGGTCGAGGACTGGTTGCGGCGCAACGGGAAGCGCGTCGACGTGTCACCGGTGGAACGCGCCTGGCAGTGGTTGCGCGGCGCGGGCGACGACCTGTGCCTCGGCGACCGGGTGGCCGAGGCGGGGGCCGCCCTGCGGTCGGAGGACGGGGGCGCGCTGGCCTCCCTGGCGGCCGAGCGCGGGCCGCTGGCGGCGTTCGAGTTCCTCTGCGAGCGCTACCTGGAAGCGCATTCCCGGCAGCTCGACGCCACTCCCGCGGACGTGGCCGCGCTGCTGGTCAGGCTCACCGAGCCGGACGGCGGGACCCTGTACGACCCGGCCTGCGGACTGGGCACGACGCTGGTCGACACGCCTGCCGCGCGGGTGCTCGGCCAGGAGATCGACGAGACCTCCGCGACCATCGCCGAACACCGGCTGCGACTTCGATCACAGCCCGGCGACATCCACGTCGGGGACGCCCTGCGGCAGGACGGCTTCGCGGGCGAACTGGCCGACGCGGTGGTGTGCGACCCGCCGTTCACCGAGCGCGCGTGGGGCTACGACGAGCTGGCGGGCGACCCGCGCTGGGAGTACGGGTTGCCGCCGCGCGGCGAGTCGGAGCTGGCCTGGGTGCAGCACTGCCTGAGCCACGCCAAACCCGGTGGCCTGGTGGCGATCCTGATGCCGTCGGCGGCCGCCAGCCGCCGTCCCGGCCGCCGGATCCGGGCGAACCTGCTGCGGGCGGGGGCGCTGCGCGCGGTGCTGACGCTGCCGGGCGGGCCGGACCTGTGGGTGCTGCGCCGCCCCGAGCCCGGCGACCGCACGCCGTCGCACGTGCTGCTGGCCGAGGTCGACGAGCTGTCCACTGTGGACGGTCTGTGGGCGGCGTTCCGCACGGACCCGACCGACGGGCCGTCCGTGCCGATCGTGGACGTGCTCGACGAGGACGTCGACCTGAGCCCGGCCGTGCAGACGTTGCGGCGCAGCGGTGGCGAGGACACGCACCTCGCGTTCGTCGAGGCGCTCGCCGCGCTGCGCAAGACGGTGCTGCCGACCCCGGAGGTGGAGAAGGCGTCGCAGCAGGCCCCGCCGATGACGACGATCGGCGAGCTGGCCAAGGGCGGCCTGCTGACGATGAAGCACGCGGGCGCGAAGCTCACCACCGGCACCGGGGAGCTGCCCGTGCTGACCGCCGACGACCTCGCCGCGGGCGTGGAGCCGTCCGAGCGCACCACGCCCGATCCCGACCTGGTCGAGGTCGAGCCCGGCGACGTGGTCGCGTCCCCGATGGGCACCGCCCGCGTGGTCGGCTGCCGCGCCGTGCTCGGCCCGTACCTCGCGGTCTACCGGGTGGACCCGAAGCGGCTGGACCCGCACTTCCTCGCGGGCGTCCTGCGCGCGGCGGCGTCGCGCGCGCACCAGGGGTCGAGCCGGGTCGACGCGCGGCGCACCCAGGTGCCGCGGCTGCCGCTGGCCGAGCAGCAGGCGTACGGGAAGGCGTTCCGGCAGCTCGGCGTGCTCGAGGACGCGCTGCGCGAGACGGCCGCGTTGGGCGAGAGCGTCATCCGGCTAGGCTTCGGCGGCCTGATGGACGGTCACCTCCGACCGCGGAGTTAG
- a CDS encoding alpha/beta hydrolase — translation MPRVKFADLELEYDTFGDPADPPMVLVMGLGAQMTTWDEGFCGLFAAQGFHVIRYDNRDVGLSTWLDDLPLPDLAALLSGDTSTAPYLIADLAADLIGLLDALGIDRAHVVGASMGGMIVQQAAIDHPERLLSLCSIMSTTGDPSVGQGRPEVIATLAQPSPPTREGIIEQRLASSRLTRSPGFDVDEDVARRRIEASHDRSHRPLASPRHLAAVLASPDRTPGLRGVTLPTLVVHGAADPLIGVSGGEATAAAVPDAELLVVDGMGHDLPEQVWPTIVEAVTRNAKRAEQT, via the coding sequence ATGCCGCGAGTGAAGTTCGCAGACCTCGAACTCGAGTACGACACCTTCGGCGACCCCGCCGACCCGCCGATGGTGCTGGTGATGGGGCTCGGCGCCCAGATGACGACGTGGGACGAGGGCTTCTGCGGGTTGTTCGCCGCGCAGGGCTTCCACGTGATCAGGTACGACAACCGCGACGTCGGCCTGTCGACATGGCTCGACGACCTGCCGCTGCCGGACCTGGCCGCCCTGCTGTCGGGCGACACCTCGACCGCGCCCTACCTGATCGCCGACCTGGCCGCGGACCTCATCGGCCTGCTCGACGCGCTCGGGATCGACCGCGCGCACGTGGTCGGGGCGTCGATGGGCGGCATGATCGTCCAGCAGGCCGCCATCGACCACCCGGAACGGCTGCTCAGCCTGTGCTCGATCATGTCCACCACGGGTGACCCGAGCGTCGGGCAGGGCAGGCCCGAGGTGATCGCCACGCTCGCCCAGCCGTCGCCGCCGACCCGCGAGGGGATCATCGAGCAGCGCCTCGCCTCGTCGCGGCTGACCCGGTCGCCGGGCTTCGACGTGGACGAGGACGTCGCACGCAGGCGCATCGAGGCCAGTCACGACCGGTCGCACCGCCCGCTGGCCTCGCCGCGGCACCTGGCCGCCGTCCTGGCCTCGCCCGACCGCACGCCGGGGCTGCGCGGCGTGACCCTGCCGACCCTGGTCGTCCACGGCGCGGCCGACCCGCTGATCGGCGTCTCGGGCGGCGAGGCGACGGCCGCGGCCGTGCCGGACGCCGAACTGCTGGTGGTCGACGGCATGGGCCACGACCTCCCGGAGCAGGTGTGGCCGACCATCGTCGAGGCGGTGACCAGGAACGCCAAGCGCGCCGAGCAGACGTGA
- a CDS encoding isocitrate lyase/phosphoenolpyruvate mutase family protein: MTFHDLHHADEPLLLPNAWDFASAVALHAAGFAAIGTTSLGVAAAHGLADGEGVARGETVALARMIVGLPVPVTVDVESGFGGDVGQLAAELAELGVAGVNIEDGRPGGRLADPEEQAELVRAAKEGAPGLFVNARVDTYWLSVDRESTVDRARRYLDAGADGVFVPGLASEEDIAAVVEAVAAPLNVLHVPALGLKRLGELGVRRVSTGSLLFRAALHAAVTTACAVRDGGPVPDGIPSYADVQGLV, translated from the coding sequence ATGACGTTCCACGACCTGCACCACGCCGACGAGCCCCTGTTGCTGCCGAACGCCTGGGACTTCGCGTCGGCGGTCGCGCTGCACGCCGCCGGGTTCGCGGCGATCGGCACGACGAGCCTCGGGGTGGCGGCCGCGCACGGCCTGGCCGACGGGGAAGGCGTGGCGCGGGGCGAGACGGTGGCGCTGGCCCGGATGATCGTCGGGCTGCCGGTGCCGGTGACGGTGGACGTCGAGTCCGGGTTCGGGGGTGACGTGGGGCAACTCGCGGCGGAACTCGCGGAACTGGGGGTGGCGGGGGTGAACATCGAGGACGGGCGGCCCGGTGGGCGCTTGGCCGACCCGGAGGAGCAGGCGGAGTTGGTGCGGGCGGCCAAGGAGGGCGCGCCGGGGCTGTTCGTCAACGCGCGGGTGGACACCTACTGGCTGTCGGTCGACCGGGAGTCCACTGTGGACCGCGCGCGCCGCTACCTGGACGCGGGCGCGGACGGCGTCTTCGTGCCGGGACTGGCTTCGGAGGAGGACATCGCGGCCGTGGTCGAGGCGGTGGCCGCGCCGCTGAACGTCCTGCACGTCCCCGCGCTCGGCCTGAAGCGTTTGGGGGAACTGGGGGTCAGGCGGGTCAGCACGGGATCGCTGCTGTTCCGGGCCGCGTTGCACGCCGCCGTCACGACCGCGTGCGCGGTGCGCGACGGCGGGCCGGTCCCCGACGGGATCCCGAGCTACGCGGACGTCCAGGGGCTGGTCTGA
- a CDS encoding serine/threonine-protein kinase codes for MLIADRYELDDLPLGQGGMGAVHGGYDRHLDRRVAVKFLQLPGGRDEEMEHRFTREARILAKLEHAGAPVLYDFGVYEYRMFQVMQFIDGVTVADLVGEHGPLPVSWAASIAAQACAVLAAAHSLSICHRDLKPTNLMLCPDGSVKVLDFGLAVLRESDVAQFTRWGQMLGTPAYMAPEQIQRGNAEPRSDLYALGCVLHEMLTGRQLFTGETAYTVFDKQVKQRPSSVPRIPVALDELLQDMLEKDPERRPVDATTLFERLLPFAVDLPMLPGFLTPPSTPSPDRMYARVVGRVLED; via the coding sequence ATGCTCATCGCCGACAGGTACGAGCTGGACGACCTGCCGCTGGGCCAGGGCGGGATGGGCGCCGTCCACGGCGGCTACGACCGCCACCTCGACCGGCGGGTCGCCGTGAAGTTCCTCCAGCTGCCCGGCGGGCGCGACGAGGAGATGGAGCACCGCTTCACCCGCGAGGCCAGGATCCTGGCCAAGCTGGAGCACGCGGGCGCTCCGGTGCTCTACGACTTCGGCGTGTACGAGTACCGGATGTTCCAGGTCATGCAGTTCATCGACGGCGTCACGGTCGCCGATCTGGTCGGCGAGCACGGGCCGTTGCCGGTGTCCTGGGCGGCTTCCATCGCGGCGCAGGCGTGCGCGGTGCTGGCGGCGGCGCACAGCCTGTCGATCTGCCACCGGGACCTGAAGCCGACCAACCTCATGCTGTGCCCGGACGGCAGCGTGAAGGTGCTCGACTTCGGGCTGGCCGTCCTGCGCGAGTCCGACGTCGCCCAGTTCACCCGGTGGGGGCAGATGCTCGGCACGCCCGCGTACATGGCGCCGGAGCAGATCCAGCGGGGCAACGCCGAGCCGCGCAGCGACCTGTACGCGTTGGGGTGCGTGCTGCACGAGATGCTGACCGGGCGGCAGCTGTTCACCGGGGAGACGGCGTACACGGTGTTCGACAAGCAGGTGAAGCAGCGGCCGTCGTCGGTGCCGCGGATCCCGGTGGCGCTGGACGAGCTGTTGCAGGACATGCTGGAGAAGGACCCGGAACGGCGGCCGGTCGACGCCACGACGCTGTTCGAGCGGCTGCTGCCCTTCGCCGTGGACCTGCCGATGCTGCCGGGTTTCCTCACGCCGCCCTCCACGCCGAGCCCGGACCGGATGTACGCGCGGGTCGTGGGACGGGTGCTGGAGGACTAG
- a CDS encoding transcriptional regulator: MTEPKFDELVHAPTRLSIVSLLAAAEWADFKFLRDTVGTSDSALSKQLTTLEDAGYVEIHKHFVGKRPRTSARLTDAGRAAFDGHVAALQEIVARAGATVLPR, encoded by the coding sequence GTGACAGAACCGAAGTTCGACGAGCTGGTCCACGCCCCCACCCGCCTGTCGATCGTCTCGCTGCTCGCGGCGGCGGAGTGGGCGGACTTCAAGTTCCTCCGCGATACCGTCGGCACGTCCGACTCGGCGCTGTCGAAGCAGCTGACCACGTTGGAGGACGCGGGTTACGTGGAGATCCACAAGCACTTCGTCGGCAAGCGGCCGCGCACCTCCGCGCGGCTCACCGACGCGGGCCGCGCGGCGTTCGACGGGCACGTGGCGGCGTTGCAGGAGATCGTGGCGCGAGCGGGCGCGACCGTCCTGCCGCGCTAG
- a CDS encoding helix-turn-helix domain-containing protein — MDTVDELADLAALLADRTRAAFCVALLDGRAWTAGELAAHAGVAASTTSEHLGRLVAGGLLAERRQGRHRYVQLANQQVAQLIEDLLAHAKPAAPRSGLRAASASAAMARARTCYDHFAGRLGVGITDAMTAKGYLSRTDGFALTDTGFAWLTGPLGADGPRLRATRRPLSRPCLDWTERRTHLAGAAGAHVRQHFQAQDWVRRIGTTRAVQVTPTGATALRDLLGLDVADLG; from the coding sequence CTGGACACCGTGGACGAACTCGCGGACCTCGCGGCACTGCTGGCCGACCGCACCAGGGCCGCGTTCTGCGTCGCCCTGCTGGACGGCCGCGCGTGGACCGCCGGGGAGCTGGCCGCGCACGCCGGGGTCGCCGCGTCGACGACCAGTGAACACCTCGGCAGGCTCGTCGCGGGCGGGCTGCTGGCGGAACGACGGCAAGGACGGCACCGGTACGTGCAGCTCGCGAACCAGCAGGTGGCACAGCTGATCGAAGACCTCCTGGCCCACGCGAAGCCGGCCGCACCGCGTTCGGGCCTGCGCGCCGCCAGCGCCTCGGCCGCCATGGCCAGAGCGCGGACCTGCTACGACCACTTCGCGGGTCGCCTTGGCGTCGGCATCACCGATGCCATGACCGCCAAGGGATACCTGTCCCGAACCGATGGGTTCGCGCTCACCGACACCGGTTTCGCCTGGCTGACCGGACCTCTCGGCGCGGACGGGCCCCGGCTCCGCGCCACCCGGCGCCCGTTGAGCCGACCGTGCCTGGACTGGACGGAACGCCGCACCCACCTGGCCGGCGCGGCGGGAGCCCATGTGCGCCAGCACTTCCAGGCCCAGGACTGGGTGCGCCGGATCGGCACCACCCGCGCGGTTCAGGTCACCCCGACGGGCGCGACGGCGTTGCGGGACCTGCTGGGACTGGACGTGGCCGACCTCGGCTGA
- a CDS encoding alginate lyase family protein — MNRSPLRAKIVVAALSALLTVAGTQVATAVSQPAPDGGLTIAAPATFTHPGVLVSQPQLEFMRTKVLAGAQPWKSAYDQMMASKYASLTRTPLPRAVVECGSYSNPNYGCTDEREDAIAAYTLSLAWYVTKDTRYANKAIQIMDAWAPVIKDHTNSNARLQTAWSGSSWPKAAEIIRYTYTGWPAANVAKFATMLRTVYLPEIQAGLANTNGNWELSMMEASIGIAVFLEDRAAYDKAVSIFRTRLPAYIYLSTDGALPRTPPGSGIDTRDEIIAYWQGQSTFQDGVSQETCRDFTHTGYGLAAAAHIAETAHHQGQDLWGENKDRMRHAYGLHARYQLEAMPSWLCGGVRSQNLGPTTEVAFNALNTRLGIAMANTQKYTEQQRPQGTDNLFIAWETLTHAQNPA, encoded by the coding sequence ATGAACCGATCGCCTCTGCGCGCGAAAATCGTTGTGGCCGCCCTGTCCGCGCTGCTCACGGTAGCCGGGACCCAGGTGGCGACCGCTGTTTCCCAACCGGCACCGGATGGCGGGTTGACGATCGCGGCGCCCGCCACGTTCACGCACCCCGGAGTGCTGGTCAGCCAACCGCAGCTCGAGTTCATGCGGACCAAGGTGCTCGCCGGCGCACAGCCGTGGAAATCCGCGTACGACCAGATGATGGCCAGCAAGTACGCCTCCCTGACGCGCACCCCGCTGCCGCGCGCGGTCGTGGAATGCGGTTCCTACTCGAACCCGAACTACGGCTGCACCGACGAGCGCGAGGACGCGATCGCCGCGTACACGCTCTCGCTCGCCTGGTACGTCACGAAGGACACCCGGTACGCGAACAAGGCGATCCAGATCATGGACGCCTGGGCGCCGGTCATCAAGGACCACACCAACAGCAACGCCCGGTTGCAGACCGCGTGGTCCGGGTCGTCGTGGCCGAAGGCGGCCGAGATCATCCGCTACACCTACACCGGGTGGCCCGCGGCGAACGTGGCGAAGTTCGCGACCATGCTGCGCACGGTCTACCTGCCGGAGATCCAGGCCGGGCTGGCGAACACCAACGGCAACTGGGAACTCAGCATGATGGAGGCCTCCATCGGCATCGCCGTGTTCCTGGAGGACCGCGCGGCCTACGACAAGGCCGTGTCGATCTTCCGCACCCGGCTCCCGGCTTACATCTACCTGTCCACGGACGGCGCGCTGCCCAGGACGCCGCCCGGCAGCGGCATCGACACCCGCGACGAGATCATCGCCTACTGGCAGGGCCAGTCGACGTTCCAGGACGGCGTCAGCCAGGAGACGTGCCGCGACTTCACCCACACCGGGTACGGCCTGGCCGCCGCGGCGCACATCGCCGAGACGGCCCACCACCAGGGCCAGGACCTGTGGGGCGAGAACAAGGACCGGATGCGCCACGCGTACGGCCTGCACGCCCGCTACCAGCTGGAAGCGATGCCGTCGTGGCTGTGCGGCGGTGTCCGCAGCCAGAACCTCGGCCCGACGACCGAGGTCGCGTTCAACGCGCTGAACACCCGGCTGGGCATCGCCATGGCGAACACCCAGAAGTACACCGAGCAGCAGCGCCCGCAGGGCACGGACAACCTGTTCATCGCCTGGGAGACCCTGACCCACGCGCAGAACCCGGCGTAG
- a CDS encoding PP2C family serine/threonine-protein phosphatase, translated as MTHNRLAHAVGSHPGLRRELNEDSACAEPPLYAVADGMGGHAFGEIASATAIDVLAHYDVTGDPVPALTAMMDEVALRLTDMAEQDLRMRGMGTTLTALLWVDGSKFAVAHIGDSRCYLVREGEISQVTRDHTMVQALVDEGRMPAEQAVLHPRRSMLMRALQAGNSPEPDVFLHEVQVNDRYLLCSDGLSDVVAPEAILEVLTQVEDRDEAVVKLIALANEGGGPDNITCVLVDVVNDEWLAHWSGRL; from the coding sequence ATGACGCACAACCGGCTGGCCCACGCCGTTGGCTCCCACCCAGGGCTCCGCCGCGAGCTGAACGAGGACTCCGCCTGCGCCGAGCCCCCGCTGTACGCCGTCGCCGACGGCATGGGCGGCCACGCGTTCGGCGAGATCGCCAGCGCCACCGCCATCGACGTGCTGGCGCACTACGACGTGACCGGCGACCCCGTTCCGGCGTTGACGGCTATGATGGACGAGGTCGCGCTGCGGCTGACCGACATGGCCGAGCAGGACCTGCGGATGCGGGGGATGGGCACGACCCTGACCGCGCTGCTGTGGGTCGACGGGTCCAAGTTCGCGGTCGCGCACATCGGGGATTCGCGGTGCTACCTGGTGCGCGAGGGGGAGATCTCGCAGGTGACGCGGGACCACACGATGGTGCAGGCGCTGGTGGACGAGGGGCGGATGCCCGCCGAGCAGGCGGTGCTGCACCCGCGCCGGTCGATGTTGATGCGCGCCCTGCAGGCCGGGAACTCGCCCGAGCCGGACGTGTTCCTGCACGAGGTGCAGGTGAACGACCGGTACCTGCTGTGCTCGGACGGGCTGTCGGACGTGGTGGCGCCGGAGGCGATCCTCGAGGTGCTCACGCAGGTCGAGGACCGCGACGAGGCCGTGGTGAAGCTGATCGCGCTGGCCAACGAGGGCGGCGGACCGGACAACATCACCTGCGTGCTGGTCGACGTGGTCAACGACGAGTGGCTGGCGCACTGGAGCGGGCGGCTCTAG
- a CDS encoding PHP domain-containing protein produces MSHHHDGHEHHHHEVEPVEGSWQDPADDRPIAVARRRFLAGLGVAVGGVALAGGAGTAAATPVPTNQWGAPQRWYSGDHHIHTQYSGDGQYPVSTQVAKARAHGLDWMVITDHGGVAHQKFSIDQVTPDIEKARKANRDVLVYQGLEWNIPGAEHATVFLPPDRNTVDILRAFEGAYDGGVLSTSVENGGKGLIARATSADGEPYALAALRYLEAQVLSGRTEIALMLANHPARRGVDSPHELRGWRDAAPGVAVGMEGAPGHQASGIPKSAGGRGGARGYYDSSPGVDSHPGYAPTGSENPYRTYGGFDWMTAKVGGLWDSMLAEGRPWWITSTSDVHQVFADTITPGAQDYEKTGSRGAPVDSGVKQTGFGDFFPGFYSRTVVGARSKSYVDVMRGLQSGKVIAVHGRLIDGLDVRVRALGEGDNRGVTLGGRTYVERGGSIEVTIDVTGAGGPNFAGVVPKLAKLDLIAGPVTGPSVDRDALSAPGTAVVKSFEVTKNRARFTYVFRDVASAFYLRVRGTDGNQLTADGGPVMDVVGDADPWADLWFYANPVFVDVI; encoded by the coding sequence ATGTCGCACCACCACGATGGCCATGAGCACCACCACCACGAGGTAGAGCCCGTCGAGGGCAGCTGGCAGGACCCGGCGGACGACCGGCCCATCGCGGTCGCCCGCCGGCGCTTCCTGGCCGGTCTCGGCGTCGCCGTCGGCGGGGTGGCGCTGGCGGGTGGCGCGGGCACGGCCGCCGCCACTCCCGTGCCGACGAACCAGTGGGGCGCGCCGCAGCGCTGGTACTCGGGCGACCACCACATCCACACCCAGTACTCCGGCGACGGCCAGTACCCGGTGTCCACGCAGGTCGCCAAGGCCCGCGCGCACGGGCTGGACTGGATGGTCATCACCGACCACGGCGGTGTGGCGCACCAGAAGTTCTCCATCGACCAGGTCACGCCGGACATCGAGAAGGCGCGCAAGGCGAACCGCGACGTGCTGGTGTACCAGGGCCTGGAGTGGAACATCCCCGGCGCCGAGCACGCGACGGTGTTCCTGCCGCCGGACCGGAACACCGTCGACATCCTGCGCGCGTTCGAAGGCGCGTACGACGGCGGCGTGCTGTCGACGTCGGTGGAGAACGGCGGCAAGGGGCTGATCGCGCGGGCCACGTCGGCGGACGGCGAGCCGTACGCGTTGGCGGCACTGCGTTACCTGGAAGCGCAGGTCCTCAGTGGACGGACCGAGATCGCGCTGATGTTGGCCAACCACCCCGCGCGACGCGGTGTCGACAGCCCGCACGAACTGCGCGGCTGGCGGGACGCCGCACCCGGTGTCGCCGTGGGCATGGAGGGCGCGCCGGGCCACCAGGCCTCGGGCATCCCCAAGTCGGCGGGCGGCCGCGGCGGCGCGCGCGGCTACTACGACTCGTCGCCCGGTGTGGACAGCCACCCCGGCTACGCGCCGACCGGGAGCGAGAACCCGTACCGCACCTACGGCGGGTTCGACTGGATGACCGCGAAGGTCGGCGGCCTGTGGGACTCGATGCTGGCCGAGGGCAGGCCGTGGTGGATCACCTCCACCTCGGACGTGCACCAGGTCTTCGCGGACACGATCACGCCGGGCGCGCAGGACTACGAGAAGACCGGCAGCCGCGGCGCGCCGGTCGACTCGGGGGTGAAGCAGACCGGGTTCGGCGACTTCTTCCCCGGCTTCTACAGCCGCACCGTGGTGGGGGCGCGGTCGAAGTCGTACGTGGACGTCATGCGCGGGCTCCAGTCCGGCAAGGTGATCGCGGTGCACGGCAGGCTGATCGACGGCCTGGACGTGCGCGTGCGGGCACTGGGCGAGGGCGACAACCGGGGCGTCACGTTGGGCGGCCGCACCTACGTCGAGCGCGGCGGCTCGATCGAGGTGACCATCGACGTCACCGGTGCCGGTGGGCCGAACTTCGCCGGTGTGGTGCCGAAGCTGGCCAAGCTCGACCTCATCGCGGGCCCGGTCACGGGGCCGTCCGTCGACCGCGACGCGCTGTCCGCGCCGGGCACCGCCGTCGTGAAGTCGTTCGAGGTCACCAAGAACCGGGCGCGGTTCACGTACGTGTTCCGCGACGTCGCGAGCGCGTTCTACCTGCGCGTGCGGGGCACCGACGGCAACCAGCTCACCGCCGACGGCGGCCCGGTCATGGACGTCGTCGGCGACGCCGACCCGTGGGCGGACCTGTGGTTCTACGCGAACCCGGTGTTCGTGGACGTGATCTGA